From Streptomyces sp. HUAS MG91, the proteins below share one genomic window:
- a CDS encoding LLM class flavin-dependent oxidoreductase, producing the protein MPVSVVRFNLVDPDGTPESLSARYQAAVEMAVYADERGIDTVQTEEHHGVANNWLSSPFTFAGAVLGATRRIAVTVSAIIGPLHDPLRLAEDIAVLDLLSGGRLVTVAGIGYRPEEYAQFDVEWKRRGKLQDELLETLLKAWSGEEFTFRGRRVRVTPRPFTQPHPLLLVGGSSQAAARRAARLGLPLFPSAHLPELETYYKEKLVEYGTEGWTMMPTETTPLLHLSEDPDRGWAEYGAHFLHEARTYASWQSGDIKSAVKSAASTVEELRAEGVYRILTPEQCVAQGLDNYVLHPLSGGMPLEEGWRSLRLFAEKVIPAVSAG; encoded by the coding sequence ATGCCTGTCTCCGTCGTACGGTTCAATCTGGTCGACCCCGACGGCACACCGGAGTCGCTCAGCGCCCGCTACCAGGCGGCCGTGGAGATGGCGGTGTACGCCGACGAGCGGGGCATCGACACCGTGCAGACCGAGGAGCACCACGGCGTCGCCAACAACTGGCTGTCCTCGCCGTTCACCTTCGCCGGCGCGGTCCTCGGCGCCACCCGCCGGATCGCTGTCACGGTCTCCGCGATCATCGGCCCGCTGCACGACCCGCTGCGCCTCGCCGAGGACATCGCGGTCCTGGACCTGCTCAGCGGCGGCCGCCTGGTGACGGTCGCGGGGATCGGCTACCGGCCCGAGGAGTACGCGCAGTTCGACGTGGAGTGGAAACGGCGCGGCAAGCTCCAGGACGAACTCCTGGAGACGCTCCTGAAGGCCTGGTCCGGCGAGGAGTTCACCTTCCGCGGGCGCCGGGTCCGGGTCACTCCCCGGCCGTTCACCCAGCCGCATCCCCTGCTCCTGGTCGGCGGTTCCTCGCAGGCGGCCGCGCGCCGGGCGGCCCGGCTCGGCCTGCCGCTCTTTCCGAGCGCGCACCTGCCGGAGCTGGAGACGTACTACAAGGAGAAGCTCGTCGAGTACGGGACCGAGGGCTGGACCATGATGCCCACCGAGACCACCCCGCTGCTCCACCTCTCCGAGGACCCGGACCGCGGCTGGGCCGAGTACGGCGCGCACTTCCTGCACGAGGCGCGCACGTACGCGTCCTGGCAGTCGGGCGACATCAAGTCGGCGGTGAAGTCGGCCGCCTCGACGGTCGAGGAACTGCGCGCCGAAGGCGTCTACCGGATCCTCACGCCCGAGCAGTGCGTGGCGCAGGGCCTCGACAACTACGTACTGCACCCGCTGTCGGGCGGCATGCCGCTGGAGGAGGGCTGGCGCAGCCTGCGGCTGTTCGCGGAGAAGGTCATTCCGGCGGTCTCCGCCGGCTGA
- a CDS encoding bifunctional DNA primase/polymerase: MGFTIGGIREMRSGTRRRGRASGRASDCTTVAEFTGLWGWDVVPGARAAGGVCSCGKADCPAPGAHPLDPAALIPAGATLDEVTAAWGQFPGAAVLLPVGRAFDILDVPEAAGRRALIRLERMGVPLGPVVATPQGRAHFFVAPGAAAELPTLLYRMGWDGASLDLHALGAGAHITAPPSDRAGLGPATWLRAPSLDTATQPPQARLLLGALAYVAHRSPCA, translated from the coding sequence ATGGGCTTCACGATCGGCGGCATTCGCGAGATGCGTTCCGGCACACGACGCCGGGGCCGCGCGTCCGGCCGCGCTTCGGACTGCACCACGGTGGCGGAGTTCACCGGGCTCTGGGGCTGGGACGTGGTTCCCGGCGCGCGTGCCGCGGGCGGCGTCTGCTCCTGCGGCAAGGCGGACTGCCCGGCCCCCGGCGCCCATCCGCTCGACCCGGCCGCGCTGATCCCGGCCGGCGCCACCCTCGACGAGGTGACGGCCGCCTGGGGGCAGTTCCCCGGCGCCGCGGTGCTGCTCCCCGTGGGCCGCGCCTTCGACATCCTGGACGTGCCCGAGGCGGCGGGCCGCCGCGCGCTGATCCGGCTGGAGCGCATGGGCGTCCCCCTCGGCCCGGTCGTCGCCACCCCGCAGGGCCGGGCCCACTTCTTCGTCGCCCCCGGCGCCGCGGCCGAACTGCCCACCCTGCTCTACCGCATGGGCTGGGACGGCGCCTCCCTCGACCTGCACGCGCTCGGCGCCGGTGCGCACATCACCGCTCCCCCGTCGGACCGCGCGGGCCTGGGACCCGCGACGTGGCTGCGCGCCCCGTCCCTGGACACGGCGACACAGCCACCGCAGGCACGCCTGCTGCTGGGCGCCCTGGCGTACGTCGCGCACCGGTCGCCCTGCGCCTAG
- the ftsY gene encoding signal recognition particle-docking protein FtsY, translating into MEIVILAVVIAVVVIGAVSGLVVSGRKKKQLPPPPPSAPDITAAPPAEPHVGDEAETPRDEARRTIEEVDLPVTEEPAAPVVVEEPAAPEVEVPEPTAGRLVRLRARLSRSQNALGKGLLTLLSREHLDEDTWEEIEDTLLTADVGVQPTQELVENLRERVKVLGTRTPEELRGLLREELLKLLVPEFDRAVKTDSNLDTPGIVMVVGVNGTGKTTTTGKLARVLVADGKNVVLGAADTFRAAAADQLQTWGERVGARTVRGPEGGDPASIAFDAVKEGIEAGADVVLIDTAGRLHTKTGLMDELGKVKRVVEKHAPLDEVLLVLDATTGQNGLVQARVFAEVVDISGIVLTKLDGTAKGGIVIAVQRELGVPVKLIGLGEGPDDLAPFEAEAFVDALIGE; encoded by the coding sequence ATGGAAATCGTCATCCTTGCTGTAGTCATCGCCGTGGTCGTGATCGGCGCCGTCAGCGGGCTGGTGGTCAGCGGTCGCAAGAAGAAGCAGCTGCCGCCTCCTCCCCCGTCGGCCCCCGACATCACCGCCGCCCCGCCCGCCGAGCCGCACGTAGGCGACGAGGCAGAGACGCCGCGCGACGAAGCGCGGCGCACGATCGAGGAGGTGGACCTTCCGGTCACCGAGGAGCCCGCGGCTCCTGTGGTGGTCGAGGAGCCCGCCGCTCCCGAGGTCGAGGTACCGGAGCCGACCGCGGGCCGCCTGGTGCGGCTGCGCGCCCGGCTGTCGCGCTCGCAGAACGCGCTCGGCAAGGGGCTGCTCACGCTCCTGTCGCGCGAGCACCTCGACGAGGACACCTGGGAGGAGATCGAGGACACCCTGCTCACCGCCGACGTCGGTGTGCAGCCCACCCAGGAGCTGGTCGAGAACCTGCGCGAGCGCGTGAAGGTCCTCGGCACCCGCACCCCCGAGGAGCTGCGCGGCCTGCTGCGCGAGGAGCTTCTCAAGCTGCTCGTTCCCGAGTTCGACCGTGCCGTGAAGACGGACTCGAACCTGGACACTCCGGGCATCGTGATGGTCGTCGGGGTCAACGGCACCGGCAAGACGACCACCACCGGCAAGCTCGCGCGTGTGCTCGTCGCCGACGGCAAGAACGTCGTGCTCGGCGCTGCAGATACGTTCCGCGCGGCCGCCGCCGATCAGCTGCAGACCTGGGGCGAGCGCGTCGGCGCCCGCACCGTGCGCGGCCCCGAGGGCGGCGACCCGGCGTCCATCGCCTTCGACGCCGTGAAGGAGGGCATCGAGGCGGGCGCTGACGTCGTCCTCATCGACACCGCGGGCCGGCTGCACACCAAGACCGGCCTGATGGACGAGCTCGGCAAGGTCAAGCGCGTCGTGGAGAAGCACGCGCCGCTCGACGAGGTGCTGCTCGTGCTCGACGCGACGACGGGGCAGAACGGGCTGGTCCAGGCCCGCGTCTTCGCCGAGGTCGTCGACATCAGCGGCATCGTGCTGACCAAGCTCGACGGCACCGCCAAGGGCGGCATCGTGATCGCGGTCCAGCGCGAGCTGGGTGTGCCGGTCAAGCTGATCGGCCTGGGCGAGGGCCCGGACGACCTGGCGCCGTTCGAGGCCGAGGCCTTCGTGGACGCGCTGATCGGGGAGTAA
- a CDS encoding sugar porter family MFS transporter has protein sequence MTDTAAPTSGARDAQPEHLGHVIFIAAAAAMGGFLFGYDSSVINGAVEAIRDRYDIGSAALAQVIAIALIGCAIGAATAGRIADRIGRIRCMQIAAVLFTISAVGSALPFALWDLAFWRIIGGFAIGMASVIGPAYIAEVAPPAYRGRLGSFQQAAIVVGIAISQLVNWGLLNAAGGDQRGKLMGLEAWQVMLGVMVIPAILYGLLSFAIPESPRFLISVGKTDRAKKVLEEVEGDKIDLDARVGEIENAMRSEHKSTFKDLLGGSFFFKPIVWIGIGLSVFQQFVGINVAFYYSSTLWQSVGIDPSDSFFYSFTTSIINIVGTVIAMIFVDRIGRRPLALIGSVGMVVGLALEAWAFSYDLVDGKLPATQGWVALVAAHVFVLFFALSWGVVVWVFLGEMFPNKIRAAALGVAASAQWIANWAITASFPSLADWNLSATYIIYTVFAALSIPFVLKFVKETKGKALEEMG, from the coding sequence GTGACCGACACAGCGGCACCCACGTCCGGAGCCCGGGACGCTCAGCCCGAGCATCTGGGCCATGTCATTTTCATCGCGGCCGCGGCCGCGATGGGCGGCTTCCTCTTCGGCTACGACAGTTCCGTGATCAACGGCGCCGTCGAGGCCATCCGCGACCGGTACGACATCGGTTCCGCCGCGCTCGCACAGGTGATCGCCATCGCCCTGATCGGCTGCGCCATCGGCGCCGCCACCGCCGGCCGGATCGCCGACCGCATCGGGCGTATCCGCTGCATGCAGATCGCGGCGGTCCTGTTCACCATCAGCGCCGTCGGTTCGGCGCTGCCCTTCGCCCTGTGGGACCTGGCGTTCTGGCGGATCATCGGCGGCTTCGCCATCGGCATGGCCTCGGTCATCGGCCCGGCGTACATCGCCGAGGTCGCCCCGCCCGCCTACCGCGGCCGGCTCGGCTCCTTCCAGCAGGCCGCGATCGTCGTCGGCATCGCCATCTCGCAGCTCGTCAACTGGGGCCTGCTGAACGCCGCGGGCGGCGACCAGCGCGGCAAGCTGATGGGCCTCGAGGCCTGGCAGGTCATGCTCGGCGTCATGGTCATCCCGGCGATCCTCTACGGGCTGCTCTCCTTCGCGATCCCCGAGTCGCCGCGCTTCCTGATCTCGGTCGGCAAGACCGACCGGGCCAAGAAGGTCCTGGAAGAGGTCGAGGGCGACAAGATCGACCTGGACGCGCGCGTGGGCGAGATCGAGAACGCCATGCGCAGCGAGCACAAGTCGACGTTCAAGGACCTGCTCGGCGGCAGCTTCTTCTTCAAGCCGATCGTCTGGATCGGTATCGGCCTCTCCGTCTTCCAGCAGTTCGTCGGCATCAACGTCGCGTTCTACTACTCCTCGACGCTGTGGCAGTCGGTCGGCATCGACCCGTCGGACTCGTTCTTCTACTCCTTCACGACGTCGATCATCAACATCGTCGGTACGGTCATCGCGATGATCTTCGTGGACCGGATCGGCCGCAGGCCGCTGGCCCTGATCGGTTCCGTGGGTATGGTCGTCGGCCTCGCCCTGGAGGCATGGGCGTTCTCGTACGACCTGGTGGACGGCAAGCTGCCCGCCACGCAGGGCTGGGTGGCCCTGGTCGCCGCCCACGTGTTCGTCCTCTTCTTCGCCCTGTCGTGGGGTGTGGTCGTCTGGGTCTTCCTCGGCGAGATGTTCCCGAACAAGATCCGCGCCGCCGCCCTCGGTGTGGCCGCCTCGGCCCAGTGGATCGCCAACTGGGCGATCACCGCGAGCTTCCCGTCGCTGGCCGACTGGAACCTCTCCGCGACGTACATCATCTACACGGTCTTCGCCGCGCTCTCCATCCCCTTCGTGCTCAAGTTCGTGAAGGAGACCAAGGGCAAGGCCCTGGAGGAGATGGGCTGA
- a CDS encoding cytosine permease, with the protein MSKTASSEGALETRGLEPVPDSERTARTRDLFPTWVGANISVLLLTMGASLVVAYELNFWQALVVAIAAPIVSYGLVGLIGIAGKRGGAPGMALSRAVFGQRGNLLPGSLIWIARWGWETINAVTGAYAVLTILSILFDIKKNNVLVIVTLLAFVVATFVISGLGINAVQKCNKYATYLFGLFSVLVLVYLIVDTDWSAVFGRPAGQTSLMVAGIGMIAAGGVSWIPSSPDFTRYLPRTASSRGIVGTSIGGAGIVVLPMVLMGAVMAVSTPDLASAADPVSFLGELLPTWIAVPYLLISLVGMLLINAMSMYSAGFTAQTLGFKIPRHWAVSVNAVISLVFGGVLMLVATSFMGSFIAFLSLLAVAFSAWVGVFGADMFTRKHYDATAMLDTTRTSAYWYKGGFSPAAVASWAAGLAAGLLFTSSDWFSGPLAGNNFIGEYGLGWIVTIVVSGLLYLALPKPVDTTTAPDAADDASRKPETMAI; encoded by the coding sequence ATGAGCAAGACCGCCTCGTCCGAAGGCGCCCTGGAAACACGCGGCCTCGAGCCCGTCCCCGATTCCGAGCGCACCGCCAGAACCCGTGACCTCTTCCCCACCTGGGTCGGCGCCAACATCAGCGTGCTGCTGCTCACGATGGGCGCGAGCCTCGTCGTGGCCTACGAGCTCAACTTCTGGCAGGCCCTCGTCGTCGCGATCGCGGCGCCGATCGTCTCGTACGGCCTGGTCGGCCTGATCGGCATCGCGGGCAAGCGCGGCGGCGCCCCCGGCATGGCGCTGTCCCGCGCGGTCTTCGGCCAGCGCGGCAATCTGCTGCCCGGTTCGCTGATCTGGATCGCGCGCTGGGGCTGGGAGACGATCAACGCGGTGACGGGTGCCTACGCCGTCCTGACGATCCTGAGCATTCTGTTCGACATAAAGAAGAACAACGTCCTGGTGATCGTCACCCTGCTCGCCTTCGTGGTCGCCACGTTCGTGATCTCCGGGCTCGGCATCAACGCCGTACAGAAGTGCAACAAGTACGCGACGTACCTCTTCGGCCTCTTCTCGGTCCTGGTGCTGGTCTATCTGATCGTCGACACCGACTGGTCCGCGGTCTTCGGGCGGCCCGCCGGGCAGACCTCCCTGATGGTCGCGGGCATCGGCATGATCGCCGCGGGCGGCGTCAGCTGGATCCCGTCCTCCCCCGACTTCACCCGGTACCTGCCGCGCACCGCCTCCTCCCGGGGCATCGTCGGCACCTCCATCGGTGGCGCGGGCATCGTCGTACTGCCCATGGTCCTGATGGGCGCCGTCATGGCGGTCTCCACGCCCGACCTGGCCTCGGCCGCCGACCCGGTCTCCTTCCTGGGCGAGCTGCTGCCGACCTGGATCGCGGTGCCGTACCTGCTGATCTCGCTGGTCGGCATGCTGCTGATCAACGCCATGTCGATGTACTCGGCCGGCTTCACCGCGCAGACCCTCGGCTTCAAGATCCCGCGCCACTGGGCCGTCTCGGTGAACGCGGTCATCTCGCTGGTCTTCGGCGGCGTCCTGATGCTGGTCGCCACGAGCTTCATGGGCTCGTTCATCGCCTTCCTGTCGCTGCTCGCGGTCGCCTTCTCCGCCTGGGTGGGCGTCTTCGGCGCGGACATGTTCACGCGCAAGCACTACGACGCGACGGCCATGCTCGACACCACCCGCACCAGTGCCTACTGGTACAAGGGCGGCTTCTCCCCCGCCGCCGTCGCCTCCTGGGCGGCGGGCCTCGCGGCGGGCCTGCTGTTCACCTCGTCGGACTGGTTCTCCGGCCCGCTGGCCGGCAACAACTTCATCGGCGAGTACGGACTGGGCTGGATCGTCACGATCGTCGTCTCGGGCCTGCTCTACCTGGCGCTGCCGAAGCCGGTGGACACCACCACGGCCCCTGACGCCGCCGACGACGCGTCCCGGAAGCCCGAGACCATGGCCATCTGA
- a CDS encoding ammonium transporter produces MAPAAITLAAEAPKLSAANTGFMLICSALVMLMTPGLAFFYGGMVRVKSTLNMLMMSFISLGIITILWVLYGFSVAFGTDKGSLFGWDGDYVGLSGIGLTQLWDGYTIPIYVFAVFQLMFAIITPALISGALADRVKFTAWSLFIALWATIVYFPVAHWVWGTGGWAFDLGVIDFAGGTAVHINAGAAALGVILVIGKRVGFKKDPMRPHSLPWTMLGAGLLWFGWFGFNAGSWLGNDDGVGALMFVNTQVATAAAMLAWLVYEKLRHGAFTSLGAASGAVAGLVAITPSGGAVSPLGAIAVGAIAGVLCAMAVGLKYKFGYDDSLDVVGVHLVGGIVGSLLIGFFATGGGQSDAQGLFYGGGLTQFWKQCAGVGGVLAYSLIASAILAFLIDKTIGMRVSEDDEVTGIDQTEHAETAYDFSGAGGGAAARTAVPSPVAQESKKVDA; encoded by the coding sequence ATGGCACCAGCCGCCATCACGCTCGCCGCAGAGGCGCCCAAGCTCTCTGCCGCGAACACAGGCTTCATGCTGATCTGTTCCGCCCTGGTGATGCTCATGACCCCGGGCCTGGCCTTCTTCTACGGAGGCATGGTCCGCGTCAAGAGCACCCTGAACATGCTGATGATGAGCTTCATCAGCCTCGGGATCATCACGATCCTGTGGGTGCTGTACGGCTTCTCCGTCGCGTTCGGCACGGACAAGGGGTCGCTCTTCGGCTGGGACGGCGACTACGTCGGGCTCAGCGGGATCGGGCTGACCCAGCTCTGGGACGGCTACACCATTCCGATCTACGTGTTCGCCGTCTTCCAGCTGATGTTCGCCATCATCACGCCCGCCCTGATAAGCGGCGCCCTGGCCGACCGCGTCAAGTTCACCGCCTGGTCGCTGTTCATCGCGCTGTGGGCCACGATCGTCTACTTCCCGGTCGCGCACTGGGTGTGGGGGACCGGCGGCTGGGCCTTCGACCTCGGTGTGATCGACTTCGCGGGCGGTACGGCCGTGCACATCAACGCCGGTGCCGCCGCGCTCGGCGTGATCCTCGTCATCGGCAAGCGGGTCGGCTTCAAGAAGGACCCGATGCGGCCGCACTCGCTGCCGTGGACGATGCTCGGCGCCGGTCTGCTGTGGTTCGGCTGGTTCGGGTTCAACGCCGGCTCGTGGCTCGGCAACGACGACGGCGTCGGCGCGCTGATGTTCGTCAACACGCAGGTCGCCACCGCCGCCGCGATGCTCGCCTGGCTGGTCTACGAGAAGCTGCGCCACGGCGCGTTCACCTCGCTCGGCGCCGCCTCCGGTGCCGTCGCCGGCCTCGTCGCGATCACCCCGTCCGGCGGTGCGGTCTCGCCGCTCGGCGCGATCGCCGTCGGCGCCATCGCCGGTGTGCTGTGCGCCATGGCCGTGGGCCTCAAGTACAAGTTCGGCTACGACGACTCGCTCGACGTCGTCGGTGTCCACCTGGTCGGCGGCATCGTCGGCTCGCTCCTGATCGGCTTCTTCGCCACCGGCGGCGGCCAGTCCGACGCGCAGGGTCTGTTCTACGGCGGCGGCCTCACCCAGTTCTGGAAGCAGTGCGCCGGTGTCGGCGGTGTCCTCGCCTACTCGCTGATCGCCTCCGCCATCCTCGCCTTCCTCATCGACAAGACCATCGGCATGCGGGTCAGTGAGGACGACGAGGTCACGGGCATCGACCAGACCGAGCACGCCGAGACCGCGTACGACTTCAGCGGAGCGGGCGGCGGCGCCGCGGCCCGTACCGCCGTGCCGTCCCCGGTGGCCCAGGAATCCAAGAAGGTGGACGCATGA